GGGGAGTCCACGTCAGGACGACGTGGTCACCGACGGCGAGGCCCGTGACGCCCTCGCCGACCGCCTCGACGACGCCCGCGCCCTCGTGGCCGAGGATCATCGGCGTGGGCACCTCCCACTCGCCGACGATGACGTGCAGGTCGCTGTGGCACAGCCCACTGGCCTTCATCCGCACGAGCACGTCGCCGGGCGGCGGGGTCGACGGGATCGAGACGGTCTCGATCGACATCGGCTCGTTGGGGGCACGGAAGACCGCGGCCTTGAATTCGATGGTCATGTTCGGTTGCCCTCTCAGTTGGCGACGCGGATGAGCTTCTTGTTGGCGAACTCCTCGATCCCCGCCCGGCCGAGCTCGCGACCGAATCCGGAGCGCTTGATGCCGCCGAAGGGCAGCTCGACTCCCTCGATCCCGACGCCGTTGACGAAGACCATGCCGGCTTCGATCCGGTCGGCGACCCGCATCGCCTGCTCGGGGTCGGTCGTGAAGACGTAGGAGCCCAGACCGAAGAGCGTGTCGTTGGCCAGCGTGACGGCCTCGTCCTCGGACGCGACGCGGTAGACGGTCGCCACCGGGCCGAACAGCTCCTCCCGTGCGGCGGGCGACGTCGGCGGCAGGTCGGAGAGCACGCCCGGCGGGAAGTAGGCGCCCTGGCGCTCGCCCGTGGTGTCCAGCCGGGCACCTGCTGCCACGGCCCGGTCGACCTGCTCCGCGAGGCGCTCGGCCGCGGCGACCGACGAGAGCGGAGCGAGCCCCTCGGTGCGGCCGAGGACGCCCTGCGTGAACTTCTCGAGGAAGGGCTCGTAGAGGCCGTCGGCGACGATGAACCTCTTGCCGGCGTTGCAGGCCTGACCGGTGTTCTCGAAGCGCGCGTCGAGCGCGGCCGCGACCGTGGCGTCGAGGTCGTCGGTCGACAAGACGATGAAGGGGTCCGACCCACCGAGCTCGAGGACCACCTTCTTGAGGTTGCGCCCCGCCGTCTCCGCGATCGCCGCACCAGCGCGCTCGGAGCCGGTGAAGGAGACCGCCTGGATGCGCGGGTCGGCGATCATGTCGGCGACCTGCTGGTTGGTGGCGTAGACGTTGACGTAGGCGCCGGTGGGGAACCCGGCATCGGCGAAGATCCGCTCGAGGGCGGCGGCCGACTCGGGGCACTGCGGTGCGTGCTTGAGCACGATCGTGTTGCCCAGGACCAGGTTGGGTCCGGCGAACCGGGCGACCTGGTAGTACGGGTAGTTCCAGGGCATGACGCCCAGGAGCGCGCCGATCGACTGCCGGCGGATCAGTGCGCGGCCTTCGCCGTCGAGCAGCTCGATCGGCTCGTCGGCGAGGAAGCTCTGCGCGTTGTCCGCGTAGTACCGGTAGATCGCCGCGCTGAACTCGACCTCGCCCACGGCTTGGTCGAGCGGCTTGCCCATCTCGCGCTGGATGATCGCGGCGAGCTCGTCGACGCGCTCGTTGTGCAGCGCGGCCACCTTGCCCAGGAGGTCGACGCGCTCGGCGGCGGTGGTCCTTCGCGACCACTCCCGGTGGGCGGTCGTCGCGGCGTCGAGTGCGCGGTCGATGGTCGCGTCGGTCGCGGTCGGGTACTCGGCCGCGACCGTGCCGGTGGCGGGATCGACCACGGCGTAGCTGCTGGTCATGCAGGTGCTCCTTGCGTGATGGCCTCGGCGGCGCGACGGGCGCGGCGCTTGTGACCGTTGAACAGGTCGTTGAAGCGGTCGAGGGCCCAGATCGTGCGCATGCCGGCCTTGCCCATCATGAAGAACGGCGGGAACTTCGGCTCGTCGAGCCAGATGCCGGCGAGGTCGTCGTGCATGGTGCCGTCGACGATGTGGTCGGCGATCAGCGAACCGATGTAGGGCGCTTGGGCGAGGCCGTGGCCGTTGCAGCAGCAGGAGTACCAGACGTTGTCGGCGAGCTTGCCGGCCAGCGAGATCCACGACGACGTGATCGCGATCCAGCCACCCCAGGCCTGGGCCACCTTGACGTCCGAGAGCGACGGGAAGCGCGTGTGGAAGGCGTCCTCGAGCTCCTGGACCAGGCCCGGGTCGGGCGCCTTGTCCTTGGGCAGGGGGTAGCTGGTGCCGCGCTCGATCCGGCGTACGCCGATCACGATCGTGCCGCGC
The genomic region above belongs to Nocardioides sp. QY071 and contains:
- a CDS encoding NAD-dependent succinate-semialdehyde dehydrogenase encodes the protein MTSSYAVVDPATGTVAAEYPTATDATIDRALDAATTAHREWSRRTTAAERVDLLGKVAALHNERVDELAAIIQREMGKPLDQAVGEVEFSAAIYRYYADNAQSFLADEPIELLDGEGRALIRRQSIGALLGVMPWNYPYYQVARFAGPNLVLGNTIVLKHAPQCPESAAALERIFADAGFPTGAYVNVYATNQQVADMIADPRIQAVSFTGSERAGAAIAETAGRNLKKVVLELGGSDPFIVLSTDDLDATVAAALDARFENTGQACNAGKRFIVADGLYEPFLEKFTQGVLGRTEGLAPLSSVAAAERLAEQVDRAVAAGARLDTTGERQGAYFPPGVLSDLPPTSPAAREELFGPVATVYRVASEDEAVTLANDTLFGLGSYVFTTDPEQAMRVADRIEAGMVFVNGVGIEGVELPFGGIKRSGFGRELGRAGIEEFANKKLIRVAN